Proteins encoded within one genomic window of Streptomyces taklimakanensis:
- a CDS encoding RNA polymerase sigma factor → MTETVSVRAPGNGTRSGTGSGLGTDSGKCRPAGRPAPPEERRGPAGSGPAEAFDRLHRRHAAPLFRQVYLLTGDRRSAGRAVGRAFRLAWERWPEVAVDPDPAGWVRAAAHEYALAPWQRFLPRPRPRRATTPAPANGGDGNGGGSGGTRAPKLPLEALLRLPPVYRRTLLLHDGLGIDLPETAAECEASTAAAAGRLMHAREGLAEYVPELSRVAPDRRRRMIRDLLEEAAAAGPEPETASARAVRGASEGRVRLRTGAAVGMTALLTTAVGLTAVAGPRGQVPERPPAVSVHAPDRDGPADGR, encoded by the coding sequence ATGACCGAGACAGTCTCCGTTCGCGCCCCCGGCAACGGCACCAGGAGCGGGACCGGGTCCGGGCTCGGGACCGACTCCGGGAAGTGCCGTCCGGCCGGGCGCCCCGCGCCCCCCGAGGAGCGGCGCGGCCCGGCGGGGAGCGGGCCGGCCGAGGCCTTCGACCGGCTCCACCGGCGGCACGCCGCCCCCCTGTTCCGGCAGGTGTACCTGCTCACCGGCGACCGGCGGTCGGCCGGCCGGGCCGTGGGCCGCGCCTTCCGGCTGGCCTGGGAACGGTGGCCCGAGGTCGCCGTGGACCCGGACCCGGCGGGTTGGGTGCGCGCCGCGGCGCACGAGTACGCGCTCGCGCCCTGGCAACGGTTCCTCCCCCGCCCCCGGCCGCGCCGCGCCACCACGCCGGCCCCGGCGAACGGCGGGGACGGGAACGGGGGAGGAAGCGGCGGAACGCGCGCCCCGAAGCTGCCGTTGGAGGCGCTGCTGCGGCTGCCGCCCGTCTACCGGCGCACGCTGCTGTTGCACGACGGACTGGGCATCGACCTGCCGGAGACGGCCGCCGAGTGCGAGGCGAGCACCGCGGCCGCCGCCGGACGGTTGATGCACGCGCGCGAGGGACTGGCCGAGTACGTGCCCGAGCTGTCCCGCGTGGCGCCGGACCGGCGCAGGAGGATGATCCGGGACCTGCTGGAGGAGGCGGCCGCCGCCGGGCCCGAGCCCGAGACGGCGTCCGCCCGCGCGGTGCGCGGTGCGAGCGAGGGCCGGGTGCGGCTCCGTACGGGCGCCGCGGTGGGGATGACGGCGCTGTTGACGACGGCGGTGGGGCTCACGGCCGTGGCCGGGCCCCGGGGGCAGGTGCCCGAGCG
- a CDS encoding DUF3017 domain-containing protein → MSAERDRTDGVSGASGAGTPAGDGGAGGAGGADGPERPSRRFPSVTRDTARPEGGGRAAPGDAPAPARQWPLLCVLAGTVAGLLVTLADFRAGILIVGLSTLAGAVLRWTLPSVGILAVRSRFTDVLTYGLLGTAIVLLAMMAQPGAWLEIPFLEDIVHFTIR, encoded by the coding sequence GTGTCGGCTGAGAGGGACAGGACCGACGGGGTGTCGGGTGCGTCGGGTGCGGGAACACCGGCCGGCGACGGTGGTGCCGGCGGTGCCGGTGGTGCCGACGGGCCCGAGCGCCCCTCCCGGCGCTTCCCGTCGGTCACCCGGGACACCGCCCGCCCCGAGGGCGGCGGCCGGGCGGCCCCCGGTGACGCCCCCGCGCCCGCCCGGCAGTGGCCGCTGCTGTGCGTGTTGGCCGGGACGGTCGCGGGACTGCTGGTGACGCTCGCCGACTTCCGCGCGGGCATCCTGATCGTCGGCCTGTCCACGCTGGCCGGGGCCGTGCTGCGGTGGACACTGCCGTCGGTCGGCATCCTCGCGGTGCGCTCCCGCTTCACCGACGTGTTGACCTACGGCCTGCTGGGCACCGCGATCGTGCTGCTGGCGATGATGGCCCAGCCCGGGGCGTGGCTGGAGATCCCCTTCCTGGAGGACATCGTCCACTTCACGATCCGCTGA
- the purH gene encoding bifunctional phosphoribosylaminoimidazolecarboxamide formyltransferase/IMP cyclohydrolase — MTDGSEDTATTRRPVRRALVSVYDKTGLEELARGLDAAGVKIVSTGSTAARIAAAGVDVTPVEELTGFPECLDGRVKTLHPRVHAGILADLRLEDHRRQLDELEVEPFDLVVVNLYPFRETVASGASPDACVEQIDIGGPSMVRAAAKNHPSVAVVVNPDRYGEVLEAVAAGGFDLAARRRLAAEAFAHTAAYDVAVASWFASDHAPADDSGFPEFLGTAYERRSVLRYGENPHQPAALYSDGSGGLAGAEQLHGKEMSYNNYTDTEAARRAAHDHAEPCVAIVKHANPCGIAVGADVAEAHRKAHACDPLSAFGGVIAVNRPVSREMAEQVAEIFTEVIVAPDYEEGAVEVLARKKNIRVLRCPQAPAATVEHKPIDGGALLQVADRLQAAGDDPATWTLATGEALGEAELAELAFAWRACRAVKSNAILLAKDGATVGVGMGQVNRVDSAKLAVQRAGEERARGSYAASDAFFPFPDGLQVLTAAGVRAVVQPGGSVRDEQVVEAAKAAGVTMYLTGTRHFFH, encoded by the coding sequence ATGACTGATGGCTCTGAGGACACGGCGACCACCAGGCGTCCCGTCCGGCGCGCGCTGGTCAGCGTCTACGACAAGACGGGTCTGGAGGAGCTGGCCCGGGGGCTGGACGCGGCGGGCGTGAAGATCGTCTCGACCGGTTCGACGGCCGCGCGGATCGCCGCCGCGGGCGTGGACGTCACCCCGGTGGAGGAGCTGACCGGCTTCCCCGAGTGCCTGGACGGCCGGGTGAAGACGCTGCACCCGCGCGTCCACGCGGGCATCCTCGCCGACCTGCGCCTGGAGGACCACCGCCGGCAGCTCGACGAACTGGAGGTGGAGCCCTTCGACCTCGTCGTCGTCAACCTCTACCCCTTCCGGGAGACCGTCGCCTCCGGCGCCTCCCCGGACGCGTGCGTGGAGCAGATCGACATCGGTGGCCCCTCGATGGTCCGCGCCGCCGCCAAGAACCACCCGTCGGTGGCCGTCGTCGTCAACCCCGACCGCTACGGCGAGGTGCTGGAAGCCGTCGCCGCCGGCGGCTTCGACCTGGCGGCCCGCCGGCGGCTGGCGGCCGAGGCGTTCGCCCACACCGCGGCGTACGACGTGGCCGTCGCCTCCTGGTTCGCGAGCGACCACGCCCCGGCGGACGACTCCGGTTTCCCGGAGTTCCTGGGCACCGCCTACGAGCGCCGCAGCGTCCTGCGCTACGGCGAGAACCCGCACCAGCCCGCCGCCCTCTACAGCGACGGCAGCGGCGGCCTCGCGGGTGCCGAGCAGTTGCACGGCAAGGAGATGTCCTACAACAACTACACGGACACCGAGGCCGCGCGTCGGGCCGCCCACGACCACGCCGAGCCGTGCGTGGCGATCGTCAAGCACGCCAACCCCTGCGGCATCGCCGTCGGCGCGGACGTCGCCGAGGCGCACCGCAAGGCCCACGCCTGTGACCCGCTGTCGGCCTTCGGCGGCGTGATCGCCGTCAACCGCCCGGTGTCGCGGGAGATGGCCGAGCAGGTGGCCGAGATCTTCACCGAGGTCATCGTCGCCCCCGACTACGAGGAGGGCGCGGTGGAGGTGCTGGCCCGCAAGAAGAACATCCGCGTGCTGCGCTGCCCGCAGGCTCCCGCCGCGACCGTCGAGCACAAGCCGATCGACGGCGGCGCGCTGCTCCAGGTCGCCGACCGCCTCCAGGCCGCCGGCGACGACCCGGCGACCTGGACCCTGGCCACCGGCGAGGCGCTGGGCGAGGCGGAGCTGGCCGAGCTGGCCTTCGCCTGGCGGGCCTGCCGGGCGGTGAAGTCCAACGCGATCCTGCTGGCCAAGGACGGTGCCACGGTCGGCGTCGGCATGGGGCAGGTCAACCGGGTGGACTCCGCGAAGCTCGCGGTCCAGCGCGCCGGGGAGGAGCGGGCCCGCGGTTCGTACGCGGCCTCCGACGCCTTCTTCCCCTTCCCCGACGGCCTTCAGGTGTTGACGGCCGCGGGTGTGCGGGCCGTCGTCCAGCCGGGCGGCTCGGTCCGCGACGAGCAGGTGGTCGAGGCGGCGAAGGCGGCGGGCGTGACGATGTACCTCACCGGTACGCGGCACTTCTTCCACTGA
- the purN gene encoding phosphoribosylglycinamide formyltransferase, whose amino-acid sequence MASASRSFAAHSPARVVVLVSGSGTNLQALLDAVAERGAAAYGAEIVAVGADRDGIVGLERAERAGLPTFVRRVRDHGDRDAWDRALAEATAAYEPDLVVSAGFMKIVGKEFLARFGGRLVNTHPALLPSFPGAHGVRDALAYGVRVTGCTVHFVDDGVDTGPIIAQGVVEVREADDESTLHERIKEVERRLLVDTVGRLARHGYRIEGRKVILGHD is encoded by the coding sequence GTGGCTTCCGCTTCCCGCTCCTTCGCCGCTCACTCCCCGGCCCGCGTCGTCGTCCTCGTGTCGGGTTCGGGCACGAACCTCCAGGCCCTCCTCGACGCCGTCGCCGAACGGGGGGCGGCCGCCTACGGCGCCGAGATCGTGGCCGTGGGCGCCGACCGTGACGGCATCGTCGGGCTGGAGCGCGCCGAACGCGCCGGACTGCCCACCTTCGTCCGCCGCGTGCGGGACCACGGGGACCGGGACGCCTGGGACCGCGCGCTGGCCGAGGCGACCGCGGCGTACGAGCCCGACCTGGTGGTCTCCGCGGGCTTCATGAAGATCGTGGGCAAGGAGTTCCTGGCCCGGTTCGGCGGACGCCTCGTCAACACCCACCCCGCCCTGCTCCCCAGTTTTCCCGGTGCCCACGGCGTGCGCGACGCGCTCGCGTACGGCGTGAGGGTCACCGGGTGCACCGTCCACTTCGTCGACGACGGTGTCGACACCGGCCCGATCATCGCCCAGGGCGTGGTCGAGGTGCGGGAGGCGGACGACGAATCCACGCTCCACGAGCGGATCAAGGAAGTCGAGCGACGGTTGCTCGTCGACACCGTGGGACGGCTCGCCCGCCACGGCTACCGCATTGAGGGAAGAAAGGTCATTCTCGGTCATGACTGA
- a CDS encoding bifunctional methylenetetrahydrofolate dehydrogenase/methenyltetrahydrofolate cyclohydrolase, with product MTAQILDGKATAAAIKSELAVRVEALKARGVQPGLGTILVGDDVGSQKYVAGKHRDCAQVGIASIQRELPGTASQEDIEAVVRELNEDPACTGYIVQLPLPRGVDTNRVLELMDPAKDADGLHPTNLGRLVLNESAPLPCTPNGIIELLRRHGVEIDGADVAVVGRGITVGRSIGLLLTRRSENATVTLCHTGTREMAAHLRRADIVVAAAGSPHLVRPEHVRPGAAVLDVGVSRNAEGKIAGDVHPDVAEVAGWLSPNPGGVGPMTRAMLLANVVEAAERAAGTDRVG from the coding sequence ATGACCGCCCAGATTCTCGATGGCAAGGCCACCGCAGCCGCGATCAAGTCCGAACTCGCCGTCCGTGTCGAGGCCCTCAAGGCCCGCGGCGTCCAGCCCGGTCTGGGCACGATCCTGGTCGGTGACGACGTCGGCAGCCAGAAGTACGTGGCGGGCAAGCACCGCGACTGCGCCCAGGTCGGCATCGCCTCCATCCAGCGCGAGCTGCCCGGTACCGCGAGCCAGGAGGACATCGAGGCGGTCGTCCGCGAGCTGAACGAGGACCCGGCCTGCACCGGCTACATCGTCCAGCTCCCGCTGCCGCGCGGCGTGGACACCAACCGCGTCCTGGAGCTGATGGACCCGGCCAAGGACGCCGACGGCCTCCACCCGACGAACCTGGGCCGCCTGGTGCTGAACGAGTCCGCGCCGCTGCCGTGCACCCCCAACGGCATCATCGAGCTGCTGCGCCGCCACGGCGTGGAGATCGACGGGGCGGACGTGGCGGTCGTCGGCCGCGGCATCACCGTCGGACGCTCCATCGGCCTGCTGCTCACCCGCCGCTCGGAGAACGCGACGGTGACCCTGTGCCACACCGGCACCCGCGAGATGGCCGCGCACCTGCGCCGGGCCGACATCGTGGTGGCCGCGGCCGGCTCCCCGCACCTGGTGCGGCCCGAGCACGTCCGACCGGGCGCGGCCGTGCTGGACGTGGGCGTCAGCCGGAACGCGGAGGGGAAGATCGCCGGTGACGTGCACCCGGACGTGGCCGAGGTCGCCGGTTGGCTCTCGCCGAACCCGGGCGGCGTCGGCCCGATGACGCGGGCGATGTTGTTGGCGAACGTCGTGGAGGCGGCGGAGCGGGCCGCGGGGACGGACCGTGTCGGCTGA
- a CDS encoding DUF6350 family protein yields the protein MTRQGASPPPPSPPPPRAPAMLRGEPVPLRERLFEGAMAAGLGLGGVTVLVLSLWISSPYPDDGPGDALHIAADLWLMAHGVPLVRVETLDGAPAPVGLTPLLLCAAPLWLLHRTARTAALGALDAADAAGGGDSPRRAACWIAVGYLLVAAAVTVYASSGPVRVDPLGVAWRLPVVVVVAVAAGVWTGRGRPLVPSGRRARRLRAAAPPLLRSALTGAGVFAAVRGALAATTALCAAGALLAAGSLMWHVATAQRAAFPSITPTWSGYASTLLLSLALMPNAAVWGAAWGLGPGFTLGGGSTVGPVAVTAAPPLPDFPLLAAVPVEGPGTPVEWALAAVVPLAAGTAAARSVARVAVPERGRRVLGPWATACAAALAACGCGAATALLAGLAGGPLGTGALAHLGPDWRLTGAAALAWTVLLGLPGALALRALRLRGRGTG from the coding sequence ATGACCCGTCAGGGCGCGTCGCCGCCTCCGCCGTCCCCACCACCACCCCGCGCCCCCGCGATGCTCCGCGGCGAGCCCGTCCCGCTCCGGGAGCGCCTGTTCGAGGGCGCGATGGCCGCCGGGCTGGGTCTGGGAGGGGTCACCGTTCTCGTCCTGTCGCTGTGGATCTCCTCCCCCTACCCCGACGACGGTCCCGGCGACGCCCTGCACATCGCCGCCGACCTGTGGCTGATGGCCCACGGCGTCCCCCTCGTCCGCGTCGAGACCCTCGACGGAGCGCCCGCGCCCGTCGGACTGACACCGCTGCTGCTGTGCGCCGCGCCGCTGTGGCTGCTGCACCGCACGGCCCGAACGGCGGCGCTCGGCGCCTTGGACGCGGCGGACGCCGCCGGCGGGGGCGACTCGCCCCGGCGGGCCGCGTGCTGGATCGCCGTCGGATACCTGCTGGTCGCCGCCGCCGTCACGGTGTACGCCTCCTCCGGCCCCGTCCGGGTCGATCCCCTGGGGGTCGCGTGGCGGCTGCCCGTCGTGGTGGTGGTCGCGGTGGCCGCGGGCGTCTGGACGGGCCGGGGCAGGCCTCTGGTCCCGTCCGGCCGGCGAGCCCGGCGACTGCGGGCCGCCGCGCCGCCGCTCCTGCGGTCGGCGCTCACCGGGGCCGGCGTCTTCGCCGCGGTGCGCGGCGCGCTCGCGGCGACCACCGCCCTGTGCGCCGCGGGCGCGCTGCTGGCGGCGGGCTCCCTGATGTGGCACGTGGCCACCGCGCAGCGGGCGGCGTTCCCGTCGATCACCCCCACCTGGTCGGGGTACGCCTCGACCCTGCTGCTCTCCCTGGCCCTGATGCCGAACGCGGCCGTCTGGGGCGCCGCCTGGGGCCTCGGCCCCGGCTTCACGCTCGGCGGCGGCAGCACGGTGGGTCCGGTGGCCGTGACCGCCGCGCCGCCGCTGCCGGACTTCCCGCTGCTGGCGGCCGTACCGGTCGAGGGCCCCGGCACGCCGGTGGAGTGGGCGCTGGCCGCCGTGGTGCCGCTGGCGGCCGGGACGGCCGCGGCGCGGAGCGTGGCGCGCGTCGCGGTGCCGGAGCGGGGCAGGCGCGTGCTGGGCCCGTGGGCGACGGCGTGCGCCGCCGCGCTGGCCGCGTGCGGCTGCGGAGCGGCCACCGCGCTGCTGGCCGGGTTGGCGGGCGGACCGCTGGGCACGGGCGCGCTGGCCCACCTCGGTCCGGACTGGCGGCTCACCGGGGCGGCCGCGCTGGCCTGGACCGTGCTCCTGGGGCTGCCGGGCGCCCTGGCCCTGCGGGCCCTCCGGCTCCGGGGGCGCGGCACCGGCTGA